In the genome of Deltaproteobacteria bacterium, one region contains:
- a CDS encoding paraslipin yields MFTPGLTVVIFLLFLVIVTISMGVRLVPQGYKFVVQRLGKYHTTLSPGLNIIIPYMDTVAYKVTTKDIVLDIPSQDVITRDNAVIITNAVAYINIVSPEKAVYGVEDYRIAIQTLVQTSLRSIVGEMDLDDALSSRDMIKSKLKEAISDDISDWGIMLKTVEIQDINPSETMQRAMEEQAAAERARRATVTRAEGEKSAAILQADGRLEASKRDAQAKVVLAEADRAAIEKVAVAAKEGELPLVFLLGQRYVDAMRKLAEGNNSKIVVLPADLPAAVRGIMGTLGK; encoded by the coding sequence ATGTTCACCCCAGGACTCACCGTCGTCATTTTCCTGCTTTTCCTGGTCATCGTCACTATTTCCATGGGCGTGCGACTGGTACCCCAAGGGTATAAATTCGTGGTGCAACGCCTGGGCAAATACCACACCACCCTGAGCCCCGGCCTGAACATCATCATCCCCTACATGGACACCGTGGCCTACAAGGTGACCACCAAGGACATTGTCCTGGACATCCCTTCCCAGGACGTCATCACCCGCGACAACGCGGTCATCATCACCAACGCCGTGGCCTACATCAACATCGTCTCGCCGGAAAAGGCGGTCTATGGCGTCGAGGATTACCGTATCGCCATCCAAACCCTGGTCCAAACCTCCCTCAGATCCATTGTCGGCGAAATGGATCTGGACGACGCCCTGTCCTCCCGCGACATGATCAAGTCCAAACTCAAGGAAGCCATCTCCGACGACATTTCGGATTGGGGCATCATGCTCAAAACCGTGGAAATCCAGGACATCAACCCCTCCGAGACCATGCAGCGGGCCATGGAGGAGCAGGCCGCCGCCGAACGTGCCCGCCGGGCCACGGTCACCCGCGCCGAGGGAGAAAAATCTGCGGCTATTCTCCAGGCCGATGGTCGTCTCGAAGCCTCCAAGCGCGACGCCCAGGCCAAGGTCGTTCTGGCCGAGGCCGACCGGGCCGCCATCGAAAAGGTGGCCGTGGCGGCCAAGGAAGGGGAGCTCCCCTTGGTTTTTCTCCTGGGGCAGCGCTATGTCGACGCCATGCGCAAACTCGCCGAGGGCAACAATTCCAAGATCGTGGTCCTGCCCGCCGACCTTCCCGCCGCCGTGCGCGGCATCATGGGCACGCTGGGAAAATAG
- the argB gene encoding acetylglutamate kinase, translating to MNQEAFKASVLLEALPYIREFYGQTVVIKYGGHAMKDEALRRGFALNIQLLRYIGVNPVIVHGGGPQIGNMLKQLGITSEFRQGLRVTDDATMDVVEMVLVGKVNKEIVNLINVQGGKAVGLSGKDGRLIRAQKLEMAVERADAAPEIIDLGKVGEVVAVDTKLIDSLQGAGFVPVIAPVGVDDEGNTYNINADSVASAVAVAVGAKKLILLTDVPGVLDKEGGLISSMTLHQAVHALEQGVVTGGMIPKIKCCLEAVDGGVGKAHILDGRVENVILLEMFTQGGVGSEITSK from the coding sequence ATGAATCAAGAAGCCTTCAAGGCCTCGGTTCTGCTTGAGGCGCTCCCGTATATTCGCGAATTTTATGGACAGACGGTGGTTATCAAATATGGCGGTCACGCCATGAAGGATGAAGCCTTGCGCCGTGGGTTTGCCCTGAACATTCAGTTGTTGCGATACATCGGCGTCAATCCGGTCATCGTGCATGGCGGCGGGCCGCAGATCGGCAACATGCTCAAGCAACTCGGCATCACGTCGGAATTTCGTCAGGGACTGCGCGTGACCGACGACGCGACCATGGATGTGGTTGAAATGGTCCTGGTGGGCAAGGTCAATAAGGAAATCGTCAACCTAATCAACGTCCAGGGCGGCAAGGCCGTGGGCCTGTCCGGCAAGGACGGCCGTTTGATCCGCGCCCAGAAATTGGAAATGGCCGTGGAGCGCGCCGACGCCGCGCCCGAGATCATTGATCTGGGCAAGGTCGGCGAAGTCGTGGCCGTGGACACCAAGCTCATCGACTCCCTGCAAGGCGCGGGGTTTGTGCCGGTCATCGCGCCCGTGGGCGTGGACGACGAGGGCAATACGTACAACATCAACGCCGATTCCGTGGCCAGCGCCGTGGCCGTGGCCGTGGGCGCCAAGAAGCTTATCCTGCTCACGGACGTGCCCGGAGTCCTGGACAAGGAAGGCGGGCTCATTTCCTCCATGACCCTGCACCAGGCCGTGCACGCCCTGGAACAGGGCGTGGTCACGGGCGGCATGATTCCCAAGATCAAGTGTTGCCTGGAGGCCGTGGACGGAGGCGTGGGCAAGGCCCATATCCTCGATGGCCGGGTGGAGAATGTGATTTTGCTGGAAATGTTCACCCAGGGCGGCGTGGGTTCGGAAATCACCAGCAAGTGA